A single region of the Coprobacter tertius genome encodes:
- a CDS encoding HAD family hydrolase, with the protein MRVKGIIFDYGGTIDSDGIHWSEILWEAYYKYKIPVSKEIFREAYVYAERALAHTVYIQPEHNFYHMLKIKVEIELKYLVENKILDIDYSKYCEDISRFCYDRAHMSVKKAENIISQLYAKYPMVLVSNFYGNIQTVLNDFGIGKYFGKIIESAVVGVRKPDPQIFRLGVEALGLKPEETVVVGDSYKKDILPATSIGCAAIWLKGKGWTDEEDKIAYEQTIDTIVKLKELLL; encoded by the coding sequence ATGAGGGTGAAAGGTATAATTTTCGATTACGGCGGAACGATCGATAGTGACGGTATACATTGGAGTGAGATTTTGTGGGAAGCTTACTACAAATATAAAATACCTGTAAGTAAAGAGATTTTTCGGGAAGCGTATGTGTATGCTGAAAGAGCTCTGGCGCATACGGTTTATATACAACCGGAGCATAACTTTTATCACATGTTAAAGATAAAGGTGGAGATTGAGCTTAAATACCTTGTTGAAAATAAGATTCTCGATATCGATTATTCGAAATATTGTGAAGATATTTCTCGATTCTGTTATGATCGTGCTCATATGTCGGTTAAAAAAGCTGAAAATATTATATCTCAATTATATGCAAAATATCCGATGGTACTTGTTTCTAATTTTTATGGAAATATACAAACGGTTTTAAATGATTTCGGAATCGGAAAATATTTCGGTAAAATTATTGAATCGGCAGTTGTCGGAGTGAGAAAACCCGATCCGCAGATTTTTCGTCTTGGCGTGGAGGCTTTGGGTCTAAAGCCGGAGGAAACGGTCGTCGTTGGCGATAGTTATAAGAAAGATATACTTCCCGCAACCTCTATCGGTTGTGCTGCGATATGGTTGAAAGGAAAGGGTTGGACCGATGAAGAGGATAAGATCGCTTATGAACAAACAATTGATACTATTGTTAAATTAAAAGAACTTTTGTTGTAA
- a CDS encoding CDP-alcohol phosphatidyltransferase family protein — protein sequence MENGKEKITLRSTLKSMDTEETIDLWFYRPIGYVWALLFRRLGISPNAVTIASIFIGIAAGILFYFDNLMYNVAGMLLLIWANSFDSADGQLARMTGKYSRLGRILDGLSGDLWFITIYIALCLRLMNEGWNVSVFALGAIAGYFHAQQASMADYYRNFHLFFVKGKSGSELEDMSQLEQNFKKLTWKKDFMTKLVQFFYIGYTRTQERLTPNMQELRSIIRSKYGDNVPEWLRVQFRAKSLPLMKYTNMLSFNTRVIALFISLFLDEVWLYFVFELTVLNIMLIYMRMRHEKICDDFVKKLTAL from the coding sequence ATGGAAAACGGGAAAGAGAAGATAACATTACGTTCGACATTAAAGTCGATGGATACCGAAGAGACGATCGATTTATGGTTTTATCGTCCTATCGGATATGTGTGGGCTTTGTTGTTCAGGCGTTTGGGTATATCCCCGAATGCGGTTACCATTGCGTCTATTTTTATCGGGATAGCTGCCGGTATTCTGTTCTATTTCGATAACCTCATGTATAATGTGGCAGGAATGTTATTGCTTATATGGGCGAATTCTTTTGATAGTGCCGACGGCCAGTTGGCCCGTATGACGGGAAAATATTCTCGGTTGGGGCGTATACTCGATGGTTTGAGCGGAGACCTTTGGTTTATCACTATTTATATCGCTTTATGTTTGCGATTGATGAATGAAGGATGGAATGTTTCGGTATTTGCGTTAGGGGCTATAGCCGGATATTTCCATGCACAACAAGCGTCTATGGCCGATTATTATCGCAATTTTCACCTGTTTTTTGTAAAGGGAAAGAGCGGATCGGAATTAGAAGATATGTCACAACTCGAACAAAATTTCAAAAAGCTAACGTGGAAGAAAGATTTTATGACAAAACTCGTACAATTTTTTTACATCGGTTATACGAGAACTCAGGAACGTCTTACTCCTAATATGCAGGAATTACGTTCGATCATCAGAAGCAAATACGGTGACAATGTTCCCGAATGGCTGAGGGTACAATTCAGAGCTAAAAGTTTACCATTGATGAAGTATACCAACATGCTTTCGTTCAATACGCGGGTAATAGCATTATTTATATCGTTGTTTTTGGATGAAGTATGGCTTTATTTCGTTTTTGAGCTAACGGTATTGAATATTATGTTGATATATATGAGAATGCGTCACGAAAAGATTTGTGACGATTTTGTAAAAAAACTGACCGCTTTATGA
- the pdxA gene encoding 4-hydroxythreonine-4-phosphate dehydrogenase PdxA, translating to MEENYKVKVGITQGDINGIGYEVILKTLSDPRIVEMCTPIVYGSPKVAAYHRKALELPPMSFNIINEAGQAEDLKLNIINCIDEEVKVELSKPTAQSGEAAYFALEAASTDIERGAIDVIVTAPINKHVIQSDKFDFPGHTEYFEKRLGKGRKSLMILMNDVLRVALVTGHVPLVQVPSMITQADIVQKLRIFNYALRQDFGIIKPRIAVLSLNPHAGEEGLLGNEENEIIIPALKDAEEQGILCFGPYAADGFFGSGHFSHFDGVLAMYHDQGLAPFKTLAMEEGVNYTAGLPIIRTSPAHGTGYDIAGENKASEESFRHAMYQAIDIFNCRNRFKEMKSNPLRKQYFDKSGDNEVLNLEEEEKED from the coding sequence ATGGAAGAAAATTATAAGGTAAAAGTGGGAATTACCCAGGGAGATATTAATGGAATCGGCTATGAAGTTATTCTGAAAACCCTTTCCGATCCGCGTATTGTAGAAATGTGTACGCCGATCGTTTATGGTTCGCCCAAAGTTGCGGCTTATCATCGTAAGGCACTCGAGTTGCCTCCGATGAGCTTTAATATTATCAATGAAGCCGGACAAGCCGAAGACCTTAAACTCAATATTATTAATTGTATCGATGAAGAGGTAAAAGTGGAATTATCAAAACCTACTGCCCAATCGGGGGAAGCGGCTTATTTTGCACTTGAGGCGGCTTCGACCGATATCGAACGGGGGGCTATCGATGTGATTGTTACGGCTCCGATAAATAAACATGTGATACAATCCGATAAATTCGATTTTCCCGGACATACCGAATATTTTGAGAAACGTTTGGGGAAAGGTCGAAAATCATTGATGATACTTATGAATGATGTTTTGCGTGTTGCTTTGGTAACGGGACATGTGCCTTTAGTTCAGGTTCCATCGATGATAACGCAGGCTGATATCGTACAGAAGCTTCGTATTTTTAATTATGCGCTCAGGCAAGATTTCGGGATCATAAAACCCCGTATCGCTGTATTGTCACTTAATCCTCATGCCGGTGAAGAAGGTTTGTTGGGAAACGAAGAAAATGAAATTATTATACCGGCTTTAAAAGATGCAGAGGAACAAGGAATTTTGTGTTTTGGTCCTTATGCCGCCGATGGATTTTTCGGATCGGGACATTTTTCTCATTTCGATGGAGTGTTGGCTATGTATCACGATCAGGGATTGGCACCCTTTAAAACTCTGGCTATGGAAGAAGGGGTGAATTATACAGCCGGATTGCCGATTATACGTACATCTCCGGCACACGGTACAGGGTATGATATTGCCGGTGAAAACAAGGCTTCGGAAGAGTCGTTTCGCCATGCGATGTATCAGGCAATAGATATATTTAATTGTCGCAATCGATTTAAAGAAATGAAGTCGAATCCTTTGAGAAAGCAGTATTTCGATAAGAGTGGAGACAACGAAGTTCTTAATCTCGAAGAAGAAGAAAAGGAAGATTGA
- a CDS encoding saccharopine dehydrogenase family protein has product MGKVLIIGAGGVGTVVVNKVAQNPDIFTEVVLASRTKSKCDAIVEAIGDKRIKTAQVDADNVDELVKLFNEHKPDIVINVALPYQDLTIMDACLACGVNYLDTANYEPVDEAKFEYKWQWAYQDRFREAGLTAILGCGFDPGVSGIYTAYAAKHHFKEMQYLDIVDCNAGDHGKAFATNFNPEINIREVTQKGKYFENGKWIYTEPHEIHKPLTYPNIGAKESYLIYHEELESLVKNFPTLKRARFWMTFGQEYLTHLRVIQNIGMARIDPIIYNGVEIVPIQFLKAVLPDPGELGQNYTGETSIGCRIRGIGKDGKELTYYIYNNCSHHEAFLETGAQGVSYTTGVPAMIGAMMFLKGLWKKPGVFNVEEFDPDPFMEQLNKQGLPWHEVFNQDLEL; this is encoded by the coding sequence ATGGGAAAAGTTTTAATTATCGGTGCAGGTGGCGTTGGTACCGTGGTGGTCAACAAAGTCGCTCAAAATCCCGATATTTTTACAGAGGTCGTTCTGGCCAGTCGTACAAAATCGAAATGTGACGCAATTGTTGAAGCGATCGGAGACAAACGTATTAAGACCGCTCAGGTAGATGCCGACAATGTTGATGAACTGGTAAAACTGTTCAACGAGCATAAACCGGATATTGTAATCAATGTGGCTTTACCTTATCAGGACCTGACGATTATGGATGCTTGTTTGGCCTGTGGTGTGAATTATCTCGATACTGCTAATTATGAACCGGTCGATGAAGCAAAGTTCGAATATAAGTGGCAATGGGCTTATCAGGATCGTTTTCGTGAAGCTGGACTTACGGCCATCCTCGGATGCGGTTTCGATCCGGGAGTTTCGGGAATATATACGGCATATGCGGCAAAACATCACTTCAAAGAAATGCAGTATCTCGACATTGTCGACTGTAATGCCGGTGATCACGGAAAAGCTTTTGCCACTAATTTCAATCCCGAAATAAATATTCGGGAAGTAACGCAGAAAGGCAAGTATTTTGAAAATGGAAAGTGGATTTATACCGAACCGCACGAAATACATAAACCGTTGACTTATCCCAATATCGGGGCTAAGGAGTCGTATCTTATTTATCATGAAGAGCTCGAATCTTTGGTTAAAAATTTCCCGACTCTTAAACGGGCCCGCTTCTGGATGACTTTCGGTCAGGAGTATCTTACTCATCTTCGTGTAATACAAAATATCGGTATGGCACGTATCGATCCGATTATATATAACGGAGTGGAGATTGTTCCTATTCAGTTCTTGAAAGCAGTATTGCCGGATCCCGGAGAGCTGGGACAAAATTATACCGGAGAAACGTCTATCGGATGCCGTATTCGGGGTATTGGGAAAGATGGGAAAGAACTTACGTATTATATATATAATAATTGCAGTCATCATGAGGCTTTTCTCGAAACAGGTGCGCAAGGAGTAAGTTATACGACCGGTGTGCCGGCTATGATCGGAGCGATGATGTTCTTGAAAGGACTTTGGAAGAAACCGGGAGTCTTCAATGTCGAGGAATTCGATCCCGACCCCTTTATGGAGCAACTCAATAAGCAGGGGCTTCCGTGGCATGAGGTATTTAATCAAGATCTCGAATTGTAA
- a CDS encoding ankyrin repeat domain-containing protein: protein MKWILSIFIFCLLRGSCTPGQPVNNQGRQLTREEWQKLSPVLSELPNQVCADTIRRLLTRGIDGRLFVMWDYPPRENSDVIELTSEEPGPFEKIRMYEGSTPLMIAVRYGYADLSKMLIDMGADIKAKNQMRGMDVVAMAEETQDETFIMQFIDWATPKTGVKYFTDNTGILFYAAVFHHFNLLEKMIEMGSDINAPDKITRYTVLSQMVMKRDTVVIGKLLGLGADLNAGLDGFRPFDAVAKLPYFEDYIVEYLLRHGMKPYFNGVTQVGPIEVMKAMLESGTDINAQDSAGCSFLWHAAENDNYKLVKYLIEQGADVNLANHNNRFPIDVAGSSCFDLLIAGGAKQGVQTDYFRLFDAVRNGEIDIVEELVHKGVDVNHSIGGDYAINTQGDVSTETHLEILDILLKAGANIGVRNRSGYSILPDKAAVRDSVIVKYLLERGADPDIWGYTDRTALHRLSAVNYSESLPGVLSMMKTLIEYGADVNALDKDGNTPLLTNMEALSVSDYQEETIRLLIAYGASSRIENFDAMSPLDLLKRKKFSPEVKRLLERQDYTLGNYREKLKPVFDLYKGKIGIGVVINLLASDDIDYTLTQEIVLGDSLHTRFNEGATSLSVAAALGFDEIVIGLIANEASVDIRDGRGYSPLGYAVEKKRYKTAEILLKFNASPYYPDTNNPFKIATRLKNYKILDLLLRYHPDLNMYDDNPLIDAVLLGDVRLVSYFLNRKANPEAHDEQGRTVLMVAAEKGNADIVKMLLIAGADPLATDEAGSSVWDYADGNEDVLKILPKKEPSGER, encoded by the coding sequence ATGAAGTGGATATTAAGCATTTTTATTTTTTGTCTGCTGAGGGGATCTTGTACTCCCGGGCAACCTGTAAATAACCAGGGTAGACAATTGACCCGAGAGGAATGGCAAAAATTGAGTCCCGTTTTATCGGAACTTCCTAATCAGGTTTGTGCCGATACCATACGCCGTCTATTAACCCGGGGTATCGACGGCCGGTTGTTTGTCATGTGGGATTATCCGCCCCGGGAGAATTCGGATGTCATCGAACTGACGTCGGAAGAGCCCGGTCCCTTCGAAAAAATAAGAATGTATGAAGGCTCTACCCCTTTGATGATAGCCGTACGTTACGGGTATGCAGACTTATCTAAAATGCTCATCGATATGGGAGCTGATATTAAAGCAAAAAATCAGATGCGCGGTATGGATGTTGTCGCGATGGCAGAAGAGACACAAGACGAGACGTTTATTATGCAATTTATAGATTGGGCGACTCCTAAAACGGGAGTAAAATATTTTACGGATAACACCGGTATCTTATTTTATGCGGCTGTTTTTCATCATTTCAATTTACTTGAAAAAATGATAGAAATGGGGAGCGATATAAATGCTCCCGATAAAATTACCCGATATACAGTATTGAGCCAAATGGTAATGAAAAGAGATACGGTTGTAATTGGCAAGCTTCTCGGATTGGGTGCCGACCTGAATGCGGGACTTGACGGATTCAGACCGTTCGATGCGGTCGCAAAACTCCCTTATTTTGAGGACTATATAGTAGAGTACCTTCTTCGGCACGGCATGAAGCCTTATTTTAACGGAGTTACGCAGGTAGGCCCGATTGAGGTGATGAAAGCTATGTTGGAAAGCGGGACAGATATTAATGCGCAAGATTCCGCCGGGTGTAGTTTCTTGTGGCATGCCGCTGAAAATGATAATTATAAATTGGTAAAATATTTGATTGAACAGGGTGCCGATGTTAATTTAGCTAATCATAATAACCGCTTCCCGATAGACGTAGCGGGTTCTTCTTGTTTTGATTTATTAATAGCGGGAGGAGCAAAACAGGGCGTTCAAACGGATTATTTTCGCTTATTCGATGCGGTACGAAATGGAGAGATCGATATTGTTGAGGAACTTGTACATAAAGGGGTAGATGTAAACCATAGTATTGGAGGTGACTATGCGATCAATACACAGGGGGATGTAAGTACCGAAACGCATCTCGAAATTTTAGATATTTTGTTAAAAGCCGGCGCTAATATCGGAGTTCGTAACCGGAGCGGATATTCCATTCTTCCCGATAAAGCCGCCGTAAGAGATTCTGTCATCGTAAAATATTTGCTCGAACGAGGGGCTGACCCGGACATATGGGGATATACCGACCGAACGGCACTTCATCGTTTATCCGCTGTAAATTATTCGGAAAGCCTTCCGGGTGTTTTGTCGATGATGAAAACTTTGATTGAATACGGAGCTGATGTGAATGCATTGGATAAAGACGGAAATACTCCGTTGCTGACAAATATGGAGGCCCTGTCTGTTTCCGATTATCAGGAAGAAACGATCCGATTGCTTATTGCGTATGGGGCCTCGTCACGAATCGAAAATTTTGATGCTATGAGCCCACTGGATTTATTGAAAAGAAAAAAATTCAGTCCCGAAGTAAAGCGATTGCTTGAACGGCAAGATTATACGTTGGGAAATTACCGAGAAAAACTGAAACCGGTATTTGACCTTTATAAGGGTAAAATAGGGATCGGGGTTGTTATTAATTTATTGGCGTCTGACGATATAGACTATACATTGACGCAGGAGATTGTTCTCGGTGATTCGCTACATACCCGTTTTAACGAGGGGGCTACATCGTTGTCGGTAGCGGCTGCTCTCGGATTCGACGAGATCGTAATCGGGCTTATCGCTAATGAAGCATCGGTAGATATACGAGACGGGCGTGGTTATTCACCTTTGGGGTATGCAGTCGAAAAAAAACGATATAAAACCGCTGAGATATTGTTGAAGTTTAACGCCTCTCCATACTATCCAGACACGAACAATCCCTTTAAAATTGCGACCCGGCTGAAAAATTATAAAATACTCGATCTGTTGCTTCGTTATCATCCTGATCTTAATATGTACGACGATAATCCGCTGATCGATGCTGTGCTTCTCGGAGACGTGCGGCTTGTCAGTTATTTTTTGAATAGAAAAGCCAATCCGGAAGCTCACGACGAGCAAGGTCGTACGGTTCTTATGGTAGCTGCCGAAAAAGGGAATGCGGATATTGTGAAAATGTTGTTGATTGCAGGCGCCGACCCATTGGCGACCGATGAGGCCGGCAGTTCGGTTTGGGATTATGCGGATGGGAATGAAGACGTATTAAAGATTTTGCCTAAGAAGGAACCCTCTGGCGAACGGTAA
- a CDS encoding inositol-3-phosphate synthase has product MEKINEEKAEGKLGVLCVGLGAVTSTFMTGVLMARKGLAKPVGSMTQYDKIRVGKGADKQYKHYGEIVSLAKLDDIVFGAWDVYPANAYESAINCEVLKEKDIEPVKDELEKIVPMKAAFDHNYAKRLDGDNVKKCKDRWDMTEQLREDIRKFKAENNCNRIVVIWAASTEIYVPVYEPVHGSLAALEQAMKNDDKEHIAPSMCYAYAALAEGAPFIMGAPNTTVDIPAMWEMAEKTKMPIAGKDFKTGQTLVKSGFAPIIGTRCLGLSGWFSTNILGNRDGLVLDEPANFRTKEVSKLSTLESILVPEEQPDLYTDYYHKVRINYYPPRNDNKEGWDNIDIFGWMGYPMQIKINFLCRDSILAAPLLLDLVLLSDLAARAGRYGIQRFLSFFLKSPMHTENEIPVNHLFQQYVMLKNAIREMGGYEADEEID; this is encoded by the coding sequence ATGGAAAAAATTAATGAGGAAAAAGCTGAGGGTAAATTAGGCGTACTTTGTGTAGGTTTAGGAGCTGTGACTTCAACTTTTATGACAGGGGTTTTAATGGCTCGAAAGGGGTTGGCAAAACCAGTCGGATCTATGACTCAATACGATAAAATTCGTGTAGGTAAAGGAGCTGATAAACAGTATAAGCATTATGGAGAAATCGTATCGTTAGCCAAACTTGATGATATCGTATTCGGAGCTTGGGATGTTTATCCGGCAAATGCATATGAATCGGCGATCAATTGTGAGGTATTAAAAGAAAAAGATATCGAACCCGTAAAAGACGAATTGGAAAAGATTGTTCCCATGAAGGCTGCTTTTGATCATAATTATGCCAAACGTCTCGATGGCGACAATGTAAAGAAATGCAAAGATCGCTGGGATATGACCGAGCAGTTGAGAGAAGATATCCGTAAATTCAAAGCTGAAAATAATTGCAATCGTATTGTCGTTATCTGGGCTGCTTCTACCGAAATATACGTACCGGTTTATGAGCCGGTTCACGGTAGTCTTGCAGCTTTGGAACAAGCGATGAAAAACGATGATAAGGAACATATCGCTCCTTCGATGTGTTATGCTTATGCTGCATTAGCCGAAGGCGCACCTTTTATTATGGGGGCACCTAATACAACCGTAGATATTCCCGCTATGTGGGAAATGGCTGAAAAAACCAAAATGCCTATTGCCGGAAAAGATTTCAAGACCGGTCAGACATTGGTTAAATCGGGATTTGCACCGATCATCGGTACACGTTGTCTCGGCCTTTCGGGATGGTTTTCGACCAATATACTCGGTAATCGCGATGGCTTGGTATTGGATGAGCCGGCAAACTTCCGTACCAAAGAAGTTAGTAAATTGTCTACATTAGAGTCGATACTCGTACCCGAAGAACAGCCCGATCTCTATACCGATTATTATCATAAAGTGCGTATCAATTATTATCCTCCCCGTAACGATAATAAGGAAGGCTGGGATAATATCGATATTTTCGGTTGGATGGGATATCCTATGCAAATAAAGATAAATTTCCTTTGCAGGGATTCAATTTTGGCAGCTCCTCTTTTGCTCGACCTCGTATTATTGAGCGATTTGGCTGCACGTGCAGGACGTTATGGTATACAACGGTTCTTGAGTTTCTTCTTGAAGAGTCCAATGCATACTGAAAACGAAATTCCTGTAAATCATCTTTTCCAACAATATGTTATGCTGAAGAATGCCATTCGTGAAATGGGCGGATATGAAGCCGATGAAGAGATCGATTGA
- a CDS encoding radical SAM protein encodes MGNIYSLFKVASCIKSQRLKLAGIAALHFMGKRYIGVFLDPVLACNFRCRMCYFSDEKKRREMHGIMLHEDIEAVARSLFHRALKLQIGCGAEPTLFKDLPFIVSLGKKYRIPYISLTTNGNLLNRDSLMALASAGLDEITLSVHGVKRETYEYLMVNGDYDKFVSVLDNVKDVKVLYPRFKLRINYTMNDDNIKELPLLFETFPNLPVDILQLRPIQKIGETDYDNFSLNKIVDNYDGIITPLLRECRQRNIVCLAPSPRNLLILEDNNTGEMISEATYCYVSPHICWHSDYDYRNMTFENYSRKAHIGKSLLKKVFLPRRKKKVQVTRKINYIIK; translated from the coding sequence ATGGGAAATATATATTCTCTTTTTAAAGTAGCTTCTTGTATAAAGAGTCAGCGGTTGAAATTGGCAGGAATAGCGGCATTGCATTTTATGGGAAAGCGATATATCGGGGTTTTTCTCGATCCGGTATTAGCTTGTAACTTTCGTTGTCGAATGTGCTATTTTAGTGATGAAAAGAAACGCAGAGAGATGCATGGAATCATGTTGCATGAAGATATCGAGGCTGTTGCCCGTTCACTTTTTCACAGGGCATTGAAGTTGCAGATCGGTTGCGGGGCAGAACCTACATTGTTTAAAGACCTGCCTTTTATCGTTTCCTTAGGGAAAAAATACAGAATACCTTATATCTCGCTGACAACTAACGGAAATCTCTTGAACCGGGATTCGTTAATGGCTCTTGCTTCGGCCGGTCTCGACGAAATAACACTTTCGGTTCATGGGGTAAAACGGGAAACTTACGAGTATTTAATGGTGAACGGCGATTATGATAAGTTTGTGTCTGTACTCGATAATGTTAAAGATGTGAAAGTGCTATACCCTCGCTTTAAATTACGTATCAATTATACGATGAATGACGATAATATAAAAGAATTACCGTTATTATTCGAAACTTTCCCAAATCTGCCTGTCGATATATTGCAGTTGAGGCCGATACAAAAGATAGGAGAGACCGATTATGATAATTTTTCCCTGAACAAGATCGTGGATAATTATGATGGCATTATTACTCCCTTGCTTCGGGAATGCCGTCAGCGTAATATTGTATGTCTTGCGCCTTCTCCCCGAAATTTGCTTATATTAGAAGATAATAATACTGGCGAGATGATTTCAGAAGCTACCTACTGTTATGTGTCTCCTCATATATGTTGGCATTCAGATTATGATTATCGTAACATGACCTTTGAAAATTATTCTCGTAAGGCCCACATCGGCAAGTCTTTATTGAAGAAAGTTTTTTTACCTCGCCGTAAAAAAAAGGTTCAGGTAACTCGTAAAATAAATTATATAATAAAATGA
- a CDS encoding NTP transferase domain-containing protein → MKYAVIAAGEGSRLVGEGVKDPKPLVKINGEAMIDRLIRIFIENKAESINIIINSEMQEVRRHLDSLQLPVPLHVEVKSTPSSMHSFFELREWLRGGRFCLTTVDTMFREDEFSSYISRFEESAGIGGLMAVTDFIDDEKPLYVETDKDLNIKGFRDNVYDNARYISGGVYGLTEPAIDILERAMRDNVSRMRNYQRRLVSEGMQLKAYPFTKIIDVDHAGDIEKAARFVK, encoded by the coding sequence ATGAAGTACGCTGTAATAGCGGCGGGAGAGGGGTCCCGACTGGTAGGGGAAGGAGTAAAAGATCCGAAGCCTTTGGTAAAAATTAATGGAGAAGCGATGATCGATCGTCTTATACGTATTTTTATCGAAAACAAGGCTGAATCGATAAATATCATTATTAATTCGGAAATGCAGGAAGTGAGACGACATCTTGATTCGTTGCAGCTTCCGGTGCCCTTGCATGTAGAAGTGAAATCCACTCCCAGTTCGATGCATAGTTTTTTTGAATTACGGGAGTGGTTGCGTGGCGGAAGGTTTTGTCTTACGACTGTTGATACGATGTTTCGTGAAGATGAATTTTCATCCTATATATCCCGGTTCGAAGAGAGTGCCGGAATCGGAGGTCTAATGGCTGTTACCGATTTTATCGATGATGAGAAGCCGTTATATGTTGAAACAGATAAAGATTTGAATATAAAGGGTTTCAGAGATAATGTCTATGATAATGCCCGATATATTTCTGGAGGAGTTTATGGCCTAACCGAACCGGCAATTGATATTTTGGAAAGGGCTATGCGGGACAATGTTTCCCGTATGCGGAATTATCAGCGTCGTCTGGTTTCGGAAGGTATGCAATTAAAAGCATATCCTTTTACAAAAATTATCGATGTAGATCATGCCGGAGATATCGAAAAAGCAGCCCGGTTCGTTAAATGA
- the rlmN gene encoding 23S rRNA (adenine(2503)-C(2))-methyltransferase RlmN yields the protein MEKIRLAGKNRSEIAEIVAELGMPRFTTLQILKWIYVKRVNHIDEMTDLSKRNRLFLGEKYEVGYFPPVDEMRSLDGTVKYLFGKSARDSVESVYIPDRDRATLCVSSQVGCKMNCLFCMTGKQGFSRNLTANEILNQIVSIPESDTLTNVVFMGMGEPLDNVEELMKVLEILTSDWGFAWSPKRITISTIGHKSGMIRFLEGSECHLAVSLHSPYPVERLSLMPVEKAWPEYEIIELLRNYDFSKQRRLSFEYIMFNGLNDSIEHAEELSKILRGLHCRVNLIRFHAIPGVDLKSSDEDAMIRFRDCLNRRGVICTIRSSRGEDIFAACGMLSTVRKGGTRTDILK from the coding sequence GTGGAAAAAATTCGTTTGGCCGGGAAAAACCGATCAGAAATTGCCGAGATTGTAGCAGAGTTGGGAATGCCCCGTTTTACAACTTTACAGATTTTGAAGTGGATATATGTAAAACGGGTGAATCATATCGATGAAATGACCGATTTATCGAAACGTAACCGGTTGTTTCTCGGAGAAAAATATGAGGTCGGATATTTCCCTCCTGTTGACGAAATGAGGTCGTTAGACGGCACGGTAAAATATCTGTTTGGAAAGTCGGCTCGAGATTCGGTTGAATCGGTTTATATTCCCGATCGGGATCGCGCTACTTTATGTGTATCTTCCCAGGTAGGATGTAAAATGAATTGCCTTTTTTGTATGACCGGTAAGCAGGGGTTTTCACGGAATCTGACTGCAAATGAAATATTGAATCAAATAGTTTCGATCCCCGAAAGCGATACCTTAACCAACGTCGTGTTTATGGGAATGGGAGAACCGCTCGATAATGTCGAAGAATTGATGAAAGTTCTTGAAATCCTTACCTCTGATTGGGGATTTGCCTGGAGTCCCAAACGTATTACCATATCTACGATCGGTCATAAAAGCGGTATGATTCGTTTTCTCGAAGGAAGCGAGTGTCATCTTGCTGTGAGTTTGCATTCTCCTTATCCGGTCGAACGTTTATCTTTAATGCCCGTAGAAAAAGCGTGGCCTGAATATGAGATTATAGAGTTATTGAGGAATTATGACTTTTCGAAGCAACGAAGATTATCTTTCGAATACATCATGTTTAATGGATTGAACGACAGTATCGAACATGCTGAAGAACTTTCTAAAATACTACGAGGATTGCATTGCCGGGTAAATTTGATACGGTTTCATGCGATCCCGGGTGTAGATTTAAAAAGTTCTGATGAAGATGCAATGATACGGTTTAGAGATTGTCTTAATCGTAGAGGGGTAATTTGTACGATTCGTTCGTCGCGTGGTGAAGATATTTTTGCAGCATGCGGCATGCTTTCGACTGTTCGGAAAGGAGGAACGCGAACCGATATTCTTAAATAA